The DNA region AGTTGCGCGCGACGGGCGAGGCCAGCTTGAAACAAAGCGATTTCGGCATTCAGCCTTATGAAGGCAATATGGGGCTGATTAAGATCGGCGATGAATTGAAGATTAACTTTTCCATCCTGGCGAAACAGGATGCGGCCAGCAAGGCAGGCGCAAAGAAATGAAACCTTTGCTTAGCGCCTTTTCCCGGTTGTCATTTTTGCCTGTAAAACCAGCGTGTAAGGCCGGCGCGCAAGTCGTTATGGTTAGCTTCAAGTTAGCGCGGAGGTAGTGATCTTGGCCGACAAACGCAAATGGTGGTGGTCGGGGGGCGGTCTGGCGCTCATCATTTTGGCGATGATTTGGCAGCAACAACGCCGCCATGCGCGACCGCCCATCGCCGCGCCGCCCGCTGTTCCCAGCCCCGCGCTTGTGCCGCGGCCAGAGGTCTTAACAACGGCAACGCCGCGCGCGGCGACGCCCAGCGTCTCGGCAACTCCTTTTCCCACGGTGGCGGCGCAATTGCCGCCGGGGTTAAAGCTGATCATTCCCGTCGCGGGCATCCGGTCCGCGCAATTGCGCGACACCTTTAGCGAGGCGCGTTCGGAAGGCCGTGAACACAACGCGATTGACATCATGGCTCCTGCCGGAGCGCCGGTATTGGCGGCGGCAGATGGCAAGCTCGTCAAACTGTTCAACAGCGAACGCGGCGGTCTCACTCTTTATCAACTGAGCAATGATCAGCGCGTGGTCTTTTATTACGCTCATCTGCAACGATATGCGGAGGGGCTGACCGTAGGGCAAGCGCTGCGCCAGGGCGACACCATCGCCTATGTGGGCGACACCGGCAATGCGGGCGCGGGCAATTATCATCTGCATTTTGCGGTCTGGCTGATTCAGGATGCGCGGCATTTCTGGGATGGCTTGAATCTGAATCCCTACTCGCTTTTGAAAGAGGGAAGTTAAGCATATTCGCGCAAAGGGAGAAGCAAGTTTGAAAAAAGTATTTCTGACCGGCTTGATTGTGATATTGGCGGCGCTGGGCACGAGTGTTTATTACCTAGGCGCTGACCGCGTCAAAACTGAATTGTCCAAATTGGCCGGGCATCAGCCTGAAGCCACGCCACAGCCGGCGGCCACACCAGTGTCGGCGGCCACGCCGCTCGTCAAGCTGAAGGAGTTGCCCATCACGCTGCCGATGCTGGATGCGCTGTTTTTTGTGGATCGGCAATTCGCCACGGCGCTGAAAAGCCAATTGCAATTGACCGATGAACAGATCACGCAACTGCGCCAGACTGCGCGCCAGGGTACCGCCGGTTTGAGCGAGAACGCGACTGCCAGTACGACCACGGCGGCGGGCGAACGCGCGGCGGAACGCATCAGCGTGATTTTGGGCAACGACAAAGCCAGCCAATTCGCCAGCTTCGCGTTGCTGCGTTGGCAGCAACTCGGGGCGTCCGAGAATGAAATTGCCCTGGCCGAAGAACCGCTACCGCTGGCTTCGATCACGCCGCTGCCAGGAGCTTCGGTTACGCCGCTTCCTGTGGCTTCGGCGACAGAAACGCCGCTCCCTTCGCCCACGGCCAGCGCTTCCCCATCCGCTTCCCCCAGTCCTGCCGTGCGGGCGAATAATGCCACCGCGCCACCGCTTTTAACCGCGCCGCTCGACACACGCATCGTGGTCAACGCGCCCGCCTATCGCATGGATAT from Acidobacteriota bacterium includes:
- a CDS encoding M23 family metallopeptidase — encoded protein: MIWQQQRRHARPPIAAPPAVPSPALVPRPEVLTTATPRAATPSVSATPFPTVAAQLPPGLKLIIPVAGIRSAQLRDTFSEARSEGREHNAIDIMAPAGAPVLAAADGKLVKLFNSERGGLTLYQLSNDQRVVFYYAHLQRYAEGLTVGQALRQGDTIAYVGDTGNAGAGNYHLHFAVWLIQDARHFWDGLNLNPYSLLKEGS